Genomic segment of Octadecabacter arcticus 238:
GCAGCAAGCGCCCATATCGCGGAGCGATTTAGTGCTTGCGGACAAAGCCGCTGTTCATGCCAACGGATGCAATATCGGCTCTCGGCTTTCAGCGGCCATCGATAATGAAATTAGAATCCAACTGCTACTTCGCCAAAGCGGACATTGTAGGGTTGCGCTGCAGTCGCATGGCTCGATGATCTACTATCCGCACGAACCACCCTTTTGAGAACTGTAGCAACCTTACGATAAAATCTGACCATTCCGACGGCTGTCGGCAATGAAAAACTCGCTTCTAGCCACTTGAAGTATTGCATAGCTAAATGTCGTGGCTGTCTAATTTTCGTTCCGTGTCTCAAGATCGCTGAATAACCAACCGCGCGGTCACACCCGTCGCGGAATCTTCGAATGTAAGTCTGCCACCATGCAATTTAGCAATTGTCGCTACAATGGTAAGGCCAAGCCCGTGGCCATCTATCGTTGTGGTGTTCTCGCCACGTTGAAACGGGGCCAAAAGCTTTTCAATCTCGGCGGCAGAACTTTCAGAACCTTCATCTTCGATGATGATCGTCGCGGACTGCGCGTTTACTTCAAGCGATACGGTAGCGCGGCGGCCATATTTCAGCGCGTTTTCAATCAAGTTTGTAATGGCCCGTTGAAGAGATACGGGACGGCCATAAACGACAGTGTCACGATCGTTGGACACCACACCGTAGCCTTGTCGCGACATGAAGATAGATTTCCCACCCTGTACAATGACGTCTTTGGCTTTGCGGAATGTCACTGGGCGTCCCACATCCTGGTAATTGGCAACGATGGCATCCAATAGTGACGGCAATGACAGGTTGCGCGGTTTTTCGGCACCCATTTCGACATGGGTATAGGTCAGCACGCTTTCGATGATGCCTGCCATGCTGTCGATGTCAGTTTCAAATTTTTGACGCAGGTTGGGGTCTTTTATCAACGCGGCGCGCAGACGTAGCCGCGTGGCGGGTGTGCCAAGGTCGTGGCTGACACCCGACAACACAGCGGCGCGGCCAGCCAATTGTTCGCGTTCAATTTCCAGATAGCTGTTAACCGCTGTTATGATTTCTTGCAGTTCTTGTGGACCTGTTGGGTCATAGTGAGTGGGGCCGCCAACGCGTCGGCGGTTGCTCAGCTGTCCCGCGAAGGACAAGAATGACACGGGCAAATTCAACGCGACGGTTATGAGAGTGCCAGTTGCGACCACCGCCAAAAGCGCTGCGAGTATGCGGCGATCAGGGGGGGCAGCGGCGCACCCCCAAACCGAGTTGCCGTCTAATTCAACCCAGTCGGCCTCTCCCATGCGGGCCACGACGAACGGATCGGTACAGAACGTGGCCAATTTTTGGGTGATCGCTCCCATGGTTTCTGCCGCCGTTTGCCCGTCGCGGTGCGGCAGATCCGCAAGACCGTAGGTTAGATCAGGTGAAAGGATAGCCATAGTGACGGAGGCACCAGTGATCTGATTGGCAACATCGAGCAAGATTGGGACAATCGTGATCCGCGAGGTAGGCGGAGCACCTGCAATCTGGCGGAATAATCCGCTCGTTGCATGGACCTGATCGTCGGCAGGGAGAGGTGAGATGATTATGCCTGCGGGTGGGGCTGTGCCGTTTTGCATTGCGTAATACAATGTCACGCCAGCATCGTAGGACGCCGTGCCATATGCGCGCCAATCCGATGTGGATTTTTCCCACATCCAAACCGTGCCACCACCGAAAAAAAGCGCCGCAAGAACCAATATGGACCCTATTGCGCGCAGGCTGTTTAGTGGGTTTCTCACGTGTCTGACACCGCAACATCCACAGCGAAAACATATCCAACACCGCGTTCCGTTTTCAGAATTTTGGGCTCCTTCGGGTTCGTTTCGATCTTGGTGCGCAAGCGCCCTACCAAAACATCAATCGCGCGACCCGTCGCCTCATTGGGAGACTGGCCTTCGCCGGTGACATCTAGGTTGGTCGCAATTTCTTCGCGAGTGAGGGGGATGTGTGGGTTGGCGAGCAACACTTGTAATAACGCGGTTTCACGGCGAGACAGAGCGACCTGTACTTTGATGGGGGAAAGAACCTCGCTGGTTTTAGCGTCATAGGTCCAGCCATAGAACTGAAAGGTTTTGGTGTTCCGACGGTGCACCAAGGACGCCGACCGGCGCGTGCGCGATAGCACCGCTTTGACCCGCGCCAACAACAATTCAGGATTAAACGGTTTGGCAATGTAGTCGTCCGCGCCAACCGCATACCCCTCCATTCGTTGGTGATCGGCAGACAACGCAGATACCATAATGATCGGCACGTCCTGCTCGCGGCGCAGGTGCTTGCAAATCTCCAAACCGTTCTCGTCGCCTAACATTACGTCCAGTAACACCAGATCGACGCGGCCACCGTCGATGTGGCGGCGCACCTCCGCCTCGTTTGCGGCGGGCAGAGCGATAGAACCGTTCTGTTGCAAGAACTGCGTCATCATTGCGCGCATTTCTACATCGTCATCGACAACCAAGATGCGTGGTATCGCCATGTCTGTTTCCCCCTTTGCCAGCCGCCTGAGCAGCGGTGACCCAACCCTTACGTAACATTGTGCAACAAAATCGAGCCTTGCGTAACAAGTTGTAACGGCTTGCCCAGATTAATGCATGATCAGGACGAATGGCCGTTAGTCGTCCGTTGCATGGCTGACGTCGCAACACCAATGTCGCTGCACCAAGCCCGTGTTGGGCAATTCTTTGGGAGGAAACCAAAATGAAATCTTATGTATTAAGCACCGCATCTGCGATTGCCGTTTGTGCCGCTGGCGCTGCATCTGCTGACGGTCACGCTGAAGCAGAAGTTCTGCACTACTGGACGTCCGGTGGCGAAGCGAAATCAGTCGCGGTTCTGCAAGAAGAGTTCGCTGCAAACGGCGGCACATGGACTGACATGCCAGTCGCTGGCGGCGGCGGTGACGCTGCTGGAACGGCACTTCGTGCACGCGTTCTGTCCGGCAACGCGCCAACAGCAGCACAGATCAAGGGCCCAGCCATTCAGGAATGGTATGCCGAAGGCGTTCTGGCTGACATTTCCAGCGTTGCAGAAGCCAACGACTGGGCAAACCTGCTTCCAGCCTCCATCGCAGCACACATGCAGTGCGAAGGCACTTGGTGTGCGGCGCCGGTAAACGTGCACCGCGTTGACTGGATCTGGGCCAACACAGAAATCTTGGCCGCCAACGGCATCGAGATGCCAACAACTTGGGACGAGTTCAACGCCGCAGCCGAAAAACTGCAAGCCGCTGGTATCATTCCGCTGGCCCACGGTGGTCAGGCTTGGCAGGACGCGACTGTGTTCGAAACTGTTGTTCTGGGCCTCGGCGGCGCTGAGTTTTACCAGGCAGCTCTCGTAGACCTCGACCCAGAGGCGCTGACATCTGACACGATGATTGCAGCGTTTGATCAGATGCGCACCATGCGTGGCTATGTTGATCCAAACTTCTCTGGTCGTGACTGGAACCTCGCAACAGCAATGGTCATGAACGGCGAAGCGGCTTTCCAGATCATGGGTGACTGGGCAAAGGGTGAATTCCTCGCTGCTGGAAAAGTGCCAAGCGTTGATTTCACATGCGCCTCCACTCCGGGTGACGGCTATCTCTACAACGTGGACAGCTTTGCGATGTTCTCTGTAGAAGGTGACGGCAAAGCCGCTGGTCAGGAACTGCTGGCTGAACTCATCATGGGGCCTAACTTCCAAGAAGTGTTCAACATGAACAAAGGTTCCATCCCAGCCCGCACAGACGTTGATCTGTCCGGCTTTGATGAGTGCGCGCAGATCTCTGCTGCTGACATGGCGTCTACAAACGATGGCGGCACATTGATGCCGTCTTACGCACACGGCATGGCACTGTTTGGTGCGCAGTCCGGCGCGATCACAGACGTTGTAACAGCGCACTTCAACTCTGACATGTCTTCTGAAGAAGCGGTTCAGATGTTGTCTAAGGCTGTCGCCAACTCCCTGTAATCTTTTAATGATTACGAAAACGGCCTTGCCCTGATCTGGGGCAGGGCCACCAACCAAAGGGGGGACTTCACATGACTAGATGGTTGCAAGACAACATGCCAAAAATCGTTTTGGCGCCGTCATTCATCGCCGTCATGGTGTTTGTTTACGGCTTTATCGGCTGGACGGCTTGGGTGTCACTGACACGCTCGCGTCTAATGCCGCGCTACGAGTTTGATAGCTTCATTCAATATGAGCGCCTCGCCGACTCGCCACGGTTTGAGACCGCGATGGTGAACCTCGCCATCTTTGGCACGCTATTTATCGTGATCGCCATGGTGCTGGGTCTGCTTCTGGCAATCCTGCTGGACCAGAAAATCCGCACTGAAGGCGCAATCCGCACGATTTATCTTTATCCCATGGCCTTGTCGATGATTGTCACAGGCACCGCATGGAAATGGATCCTGAACCCTGAACTTGGCATCGAAGCCACCGTCAAAGGCTGGGGGTTCGCAAATTTTGAATTCAACTGGCTGGTTGATCCTGACATGGCGATCTACACTGTTGTGCTTGCAGCGGTCTGGCAAAGTTCCGGCTTCGTTATGGCGCTGTTCCTTGCCGGGCTTCGCTCTGTGGATGAAGAAATCATCAAGGCCGCCCAGGTCGACGGCATCCCCACTTGGCGCGTTTATTCTGCGATCATTATTCCGTCGATGGCCCCGATTTTCCTCAGCGCGTTCATCGTGCTGGCCCACCTCGCGATCAAAGCCTTTGACCTCGTCATCGCGCTTACTGGCGGTGGCCCAGGTTACGCGACCGATCTTCCAGCCACCTACATGTATGCCATGGCGTTTTCGCGCGGTGACATCGGGCAGGCGGCAAGTTCAGCCATGGTCATGATGCTTGTCGTGTTCACGATTGTTGTCCCTTACCTCTATTCAGAATTGAGGACCAAAGATGACTGATATGCCTTACGCCCCAACCCGCACCCAAAGCCCGACGACCAAACTGGTTCTGCGCTTTATCCTCTACATCCTGCTTGGCGTCTTTGCGCTATTTTATCTGATGCCGCTGTTTGTGATGATTACAACATCGCTGAAATCTTTGGATGAAATCCGCACGGGCGATCTAGTATCGCTACCACGTGAAGTCACTTTTGATGCTTGGCGCACTGCTTGGTCTGGCGCCTGTACAGGTATCCAATGTGAAGGCGTGCGCCCATATTTCCTGAATTCACTTCTGATCGCCATTCCCGCGGTTCTTATCTCTACAATCATCGGCGCGTTGAATGGCTACGCTGTGGCGCAATGGAAGTTCAAAGGCGCTAACATCTTTTTTGCATTATTGTTGTTTGGTTGCTTCATCCCGTTTCAGGTCGTGCTGCTGCCAATGGCGATCGTGCTGGGCAAGTTGGGGATCTCTGGCACTATTCCGGGTCTGATTTTTGTCCACGTGATCTATGGCCTCGGCTTTACCACGCTGTTTTTCCGCAACTACTATGTGAGCATCCCTTCCGAGTTGACAAAGGCGGCGAAAGTGGATGGTGCAGGGTTCTTTCGTATCTTCTGGTCGATCTTCTTGCCACTGAGCCTGCCGATCATCGTTGTGTCCGTCATCTGGCAGTTCACCCAGATCTGGAACGACTTCCTGTTTGGAGTGAGCTTTAGCCAAGCTGGCACTCAGCCTGTGACGGTTGCTCTTAACAACATCGTAAACTCGACCACTGGTGTCAAAGAATACAATGTTGATATGGCCGCAGCGATCATCGCTGCCCTGCCGACGCTGCTTGTCTATGTCGTTGCTGGCAAATATTTCATTCGCGGTCTGACCGCTGGTTCTGTAAAGGGATAAATCAGATGTCACCTATTCTCGAAGTTAAGAATCTCTACAAGAACTACGGGTCCACCGAAGTCCTGAAGGACATCAATGTGTCGATTGAAAAAGGGGACTTTCTGGTCCTCGTCGGGCCTTCCGGTTGTGGTAAGTCAACGCTCCTGAATTGTATCGCAGGGCTTGAGCCGATCACAGGGGGGGACTTGTTCATTGACGGGCAAAACATGACCAACGTCAGCCCCAAGGACCGCGACATCGCGATGGTGTTTCAATCCTACGCTTTATATCCGACCATGACCGTGGCCAAGAACATCACCTTCGGGATGAAAGTACGCGGCATCGATCAGGCAACACAGGACGCCAAGCTTAAGCACGTATCCACACAGTTACAGATTGAACCGCTGTTGCACCGCAAACCGGGCCAATTATCCGGTGGTCAGCGCCAGCGTGTCGCGATGGGTCGTGCCTTGGTGCGGGATCCAAAGTTGTTCCTGTTTGACGAACCACTGTCCAACCTGGATGCCAAACTGCGCGTCGAGATGCGGACAGAGATCAAGGCCCTGCATCAACGGCTTGGCGCGTCCATGGTCTACGTCACACACGATCAGATCGAAGCCATGACACTGGCGACCAAGATTGTCGTGATGAAAGGCGGCGTGATCCAGCAAATTGGCACACCAGCCGAGATATACAATCGTCCTGCCAACTTGTTTGTGGCCGACTTCATGGGCAGCCCAGCGATGAACCTGATCCCAGCCAAGACAAAAGCGAACGGCAAAGGCATTCAGATTGAAATCGCACGCAAGGACGCTGATCCGATTGTTTTGACAGACAAGCGCAATACCGACTTGCCCGAGCATGTCATTATTGGAGTGCGTCCTGAAGATATCGTAGACGCCGCCCTTGCCCGCACAGACGACACGCAACAAGCGGATTGTCTGATTGATATTGTTGAGCCCGCAGGCGCCGATACGTTTGCTGTGATGCAGCTTGGCGGTAAACACGTGACCGCGCGCTTGCATGCTGAAACAACAGCTGCCGCAGGCACTGCTCAGCGTCTGGCGTTTGATCTTGGAAAGGTCTCCTATTTTGAACCCGAGACCGGTTTGCGGCTGAATTAGCCGCATGCGTTTGGTGGCAGACATTGGCGGGACGAATGCACGTTTGGCTTTGTGCAAAGACGTTGCAATCGTCCCGCAAACCGTTCGCAATTTTAGCAATGACGACTTGCCGCACCTCTACGATATCGTAACGGCCTATCTCAAAGACCACGCGTCTGCGCCGCTGGATGAAATGGTTATCGCCGTTGCGGGGCCGGTTCACGGTGACAAAGCGGTGCTGACAAACCGGAATTGGACAATTCTAAGGACCGAATTGCTCCAACGGTTCGGCTGTAAGCACGTGATTCTGGTCAACGATTTGTCTTCACTTGGGTATGCAGTCCCTTCACTGCTCCCAACCCAGTTGCGGCGCATTTATAACGGTCCCGTGTTGCCGTCAAGGACCGGGCAATCTTTGGTCGTCGGGATCGGGACGGGATTTAACGTTAGCCCTGTTTTGAGTACACCCAACGGCGTTCATTGCCTTGCCGTCGAAGCAGGGCATATTTCTATGCCAAAAAACGTGTCGGACATGCTTAAGGCAATCGGTCATTCGCCAGACCTGTTTCAAACGATCGAAACACTGTTTTCAGGACGCGGCTTAACGTTGTTTTGCCAGCAGGTTACCGGCGACGATACCTTGCTCGGAACCACTGCGATCCAGTCCTACAAGACGTCAATCAACCCGGCCATTTCGAATGCCGTTGATCACTACGCTGCACTGATTGGACAGCTGTTGCGTGATCTGTCGCTGGCCTATATGCCGTCCTCTGGCATATATCTTGCAGGCAGCGTCGCCAGGGCTGTTTTAAGCATATCAACGGCCCGACTTATCGATGTCTTTGCGCAACCTTGCGACATCTTTGGCGACCGAATACATAGTCTGTTCACAATCGAAGACGACTTTGCCGCCCTCTATGGGTGTGCGGCTCATGACCATAGAAAGTGAGGTAGATTGCGGCTTCTAGTACAAGCTACACTGCAGTTCCCGTGAATGTAAGTAACCACCCGCCTAGCGTGTGAGATACTGCCCAAGGGGTGTAGGTTTAGTCCTATGCCCTTTTGCTCATAAAGCCGGGCCTCAGTCTCATACATCTTGCGGCTCGTGGCGTGGGGGTGAATGGTGCGTTTGTCCCGCACAGTGGGCCTCGGTGCAAAGCGCAGCGAATGTCTGCTTCCCGCCCATGCACTAAATCGCTCCGCGATAGGGGCGCTTGCTGCGGGTGTAGGGCTTAACAGGGATTTGTTGCGCGATTCTAGATTTTGGGTGTGTGCTGTTGGTCGAGGTGATTTTGCCTCGATTGACAGAGGATATTCCGATGAACATTCAACAATCGACACCAACGACGCCCCTTCGTGCGCGCATGATTTCCGATATGTCAGGGCGCAATCTCGGCCCTGCATCACAGAGTAGTCACCTGCGCGCCTGTAA
This window contains:
- a CDS encoding sensor histidine kinase, with protein sequence MRNPLNSLRAIGSILVLAALFFGGGTVWMWEKSTSDWRAYGTASYDAGVTLYYAMQNGTAPPAGIIISPLPADDQVHATSGLFRQIAGAPPTSRITIVPILLDVANQITGASVTMAILSPDLTYGLADLPHRDGQTAAETMGAITQKLATFCTDPFVVARMGEADWVELDGNSVWGCAAAPPDRRILAALLAVVATGTLITVALNLPVSFLSFAGQLSNRRRVGGPTHYDPTGPQELQEIITAVNSYLEIEREQLAGRAAVLSGVSHDLGTPATRLRLRAALIKDPNLRQKFETDIDSMAGIIESVLTYTHVEMGAEKPRNLSLPSLLDAIVANYQDVGRPVTFRKAKDVIVQGGKSIFMSRQGYGVVSNDRDTVVYGRPVSLQRAITNLIENALKYGRRATVSLEVNAQSATIIIEDEGSESSAAEIEKLLAPFQRGENTTTIDGHGLGLTIVATIAKLHGGRLTFEDSATGVTARLVIQRS
- a CDS encoding response regulator; protein product: MAIPRILVVDDDVEMRAMMTQFLQQNGSIALPAANEAEVRRHIDGGRVDLVLLDVMLGDENGLEICKHLRREQDVPIIMVSALSADHQRMEGYAVGADDYIAKPFNPELLLARVKAVLSRTRRSASLVHRRNTKTFQFYGWTYDAKTSEVLSPIKVQVALSRRETALLQVLLANPHIPLTREEIATNLDVTGEGQSPNEATGRAIDVLVGRLRTKIETNPKEPKILKTERGVGYVFAVDVAVSDT
- a CDS encoding ABC transporter substrate-binding protein gives rise to the protein MKSYVLSTASAIAVCAAGAASADGHAEAEVLHYWTSGGEAKSVAVLQEEFAANGGTWTDMPVAGGGGDAAGTALRARVLSGNAPTAAQIKGPAIQEWYAEGVLADISSVAEANDWANLLPASIAAHMQCEGTWCAAPVNVHRVDWIWANTEILAANGIEMPTTWDEFNAAAEKLQAAGIIPLAHGGQAWQDATVFETVVLGLGGAEFYQAALVDLDPEALTSDTMIAAFDQMRTMRGYVDPNFSGRDWNLATAMVMNGEAAFQIMGDWAKGEFLAAGKVPSVDFTCASTPGDGYLYNVDSFAMFSVEGDGKAAGQELLAELIMGPNFQEVFNMNKGSIPARTDVDLSGFDECAQISAADMASTNDGGTLMPSYAHGMALFGAQSGAITDVVTAHFNSDMSSEEAVQMLSKAVANSL
- a CDS encoding carbohydrate ABC transporter permease, with translation MTRWLQDNMPKIVLAPSFIAVMVFVYGFIGWTAWVSLTRSRLMPRYEFDSFIQYERLADSPRFETAMVNLAIFGTLFIVIAMVLGLLLAILLDQKIRTEGAIRTIYLYPMALSMIVTGTAWKWILNPELGIEATVKGWGFANFEFNWLVDPDMAIYTVVLAAVWQSSGFVMALFLAGLRSVDEEIIKAAQVDGIPTWRVYSAIIIPSMAPIFLSAFIVLAHLAIKAFDLVIALTGGGPGYATDLPATYMYAMAFSRGDIGQAASSAMVMMLVVFTIVVPYLYSELRTKDD
- a CDS encoding carbohydrate ABC transporter permease; translation: MTDMPYAPTRTQSPTTKLVLRFILYILLGVFALFYLMPLFVMITTSLKSLDEIRTGDLVSLPREVTFDAWRTAWSGACTGIQCEGVRPYFLNSLLIAIPAVLISTIIGALNGYAVAQWKFKGANIFFALLLFGCFIPFQVVLLPMAIVLGKLGISGTIPGLIFVHVIYGLGFTTLFFRNYYVSIPSELTKAAKVDGAGFFRIFWSIFLPLSLPIIVVSVIWQFTQIWNDFLFGVSFSQAGTQPVTVALNNIVNSTTGVKEYNVDMAAAIIAALPTLLVYVVAGKYFIRGLTAGSVKG
- a CDS encoding ABC transporter ATP-binding protein, coding for MSPILEVKNLYKNYGSTEVLKDINVSIEKGDFLVLVGPSGCGKSTLLNCIAGLEPITGGDLFIDGQNMTNVSPKDRDIAMVFQSYALYPTMTVAKNITFGMKVRGIDQATQDAKLKHVSTQLQIEPLLHRKPGQLSGGQRQRVAMGRALVRDPKLFLFDEPLSNLDAKLRVEMRTEIKALHQRLGASMVYVTHDQIEAMTLATKIVVMKGGVIQQIGTPAEIYNRPANLFVADFMGSPAMNLIPAKTKANGKGIQIEIARKDADPIVLTDKRNTDLPEHVIIGVRPEDIVDAALARTDDTQQADCLIDIVEPAGADTFAVMQLGGKHVTARLHAETTAAAGTAQRLAFDLGKVSYFEPETGLRLN
- a CDS encoding ROK family protein; protein product: MRLVADIGGTNARLALCKDVAIVPQTVRNFSNDDLPHLYDIVTAYLKDHASAPLDEMVIAVAGPVHGDKAVLTNRNWTILRTELLQRFGCKHVILVNDLSSLGYAVPSLLPTQLRRIYNGPVLPSRTGQSLVVGIGTGFNVSPVLSTPNGVHCLAVEAGHISMPKNVSDMLKAIGHSPDLFQTIETLFSGRGLTLFCQQVTGDDTLLGTTAIQSYKTSINPAISNAVDHYAALIGQLLRDLSLAYMPSSGIYLAGSVARAVLSISTARLIDVFAQPCDIFGDRIHSLFTIEDDFAALYGCAAHDHRK